Within the Drosophila melanogaster chromosome 3R genome, the region AAAagtcgaaattatttatatttcatggTGAAGGATACTTAATAGTCGTTCTCTATGATTGcttataaaatcaataataaattgtgaaaatttaaacatttagttTATACTTACCTCTAGCATCCTGCACAGCTTGCCGTAGCTCTGGTAGGCATCACCGTAGTTGACCTCCTCCTTGAGCGACGTCAAGGATGTGCCCACCTCCTGGTTGGCGACATCGATGGCATGGTCGAAGACTATGTTCATCTGCTCGGTGTTCTGGTCGGTGAGCAGACCTGAAACCGAGAAAAGTCTCTCTCATccacttttggccatttctcTTTTGCcggtttgtttataaacaacaACTTGACCTAATCATCCCATTCAGTCGGAAAacccaaacaaacaaacaaatactaAAACCGTTTTTACGAGCTTTCAGCGTTGATGGAACGAACAGCGTGTTCTCTTTatgagaaattaaaaataaatcgcGCGTTGAAAACAGTTTGTTTGGAACtgcacgaaaaaaaaagaaactcaCGCGACACACTTTTTTCAAATGAGTTATTTTGGGGCTTCTTCTCGAAATTACTTACCTATGGGGACACTTTCCAAACTTTGGTAGTTATCGTATCCGCCAAAGTTCTCATACTGAGCCCAGTTAACTGAAATGTGAATGCTAAAAAGGCTCcacaaaattacaaaatggttgaaaaacattttatatggcttttatttaagacatatatatttatatatatatatatatttgttattcagtaaaataaattcttGAGTTTCCCGAACAGAACACTTCGAGTGAAAATCGAAAACTGACTGTTGCTTCcaaaatgtcaatttggaaAACGTTTTGAGTGAAATTATGGAGAGCTTTTTCGAAACTTTGGAGAGAATATCTCATATTTAATCCTCAACCGGCATATTTTCCTCAGAATCAGTTTTCAGGGACTCTATGGACTGAGATGAATTCCGACTGCGAGAGTATATGGACTGGGCGCTCTTTAGAGGTCTTTCATTTTCCGAAAAGCGGATGACGATTCGGAATTCCTCAGCCAAGGCATCGCAAAAGGGTACCTGAATAAATCggataataataatgaataatgaataaataatattttttaagctCCTACTGCACCTCATAGTTCTTAGCTTTCTTGTAGACAAAGTAGCACCAACATAGAATGGAGATAATAATGGAAATGATGGATCCGATGACCAAGACAACGTAGATGCCACTCAGATTGTCTACGCCCAACTCAGAAGGGCCATCATCATCGCTTTTTGCCTGCAACAACAGATTTATTATGGGGCTTATCAAAAGTCCACATCCCACAAATCACATACACTGCAAACACCGGCTCCAACTTCGTTCCACCATTTGTTCTTCAACCTGGCCAGGACTCCCTGTTCCTGTAGCTCCAGCAGGGCCTTGTTAAACTTATCGCGATAGGGCCAATCTGTGGGAGGTAGTTAGTACGCCGGATCTGACGGATCATTGTTTATGTTACCCACTTTTCACCATCGCTATGCCGTAGCCCTTCTCGTCCAACGGATCCCCCACTTTGGTCAGATTGCACTCCCTAACCGTGTTAAATTCAATCGAGGTGGACTCCATGAGGAAGGCGTACTTGGTACCCGACTTCACCTTGTCTACGCCTTGCTGATTGTTTTCCATTAGCATCTCCGGATGGGCATTCAAATACTCGTTCATTTTGATGTAGATAGGTTCCTCCGACGTCTTTGTATTTAGTAAACAATGTTTAATCTCGGTCTCAACTTTTTCACCTTGCTTACCGAAAAGAAATTTCGTGTAGATCCTGTACGTTTAGCTCCATACTGAACGTCGTCCTTGTTGTCGGCCAAATCTTTAACGCTGTTGATGGGACTTGTGGGATTCTCGATGGTCAAGAAGGCAGCCAAGTTGGCGGTGTAGGAAGACACCATGATCAAAGTGAAAAACCACCAAATAGCAGATATTGTCCGCGTGCTGAGAGctctataaaaatatatattatgctTATAAAGTTAAAGTTCAATAATAGTTTCTCGTACTTGGGTGCAATTTCAGAACCTTGCTGCAGTAACGCTCCCGTTGTGAACCAAAGGGAGTTATTGATAGTAAATTGGTTTTCCAGCTCTTCGGGCTCTTCAATACATGGATAGGGATTATCCCACTCGATCGGCGAAAGTCGACCTATAATAAAGAAGCAGAGCGATACTCCCAGATAGGCAATGCCCAAGTAGAGCCACACCTCCGAAGAAAATGGGTCCATGAAGGAGAAAAGAGCGGGTGGAGCCTTCTGTGGTTTCACATACAAAATGGCTATGCCTGGTAATCGAATCATTTAGTCAGAATCACTCTATCACTCTAATCTGAAGGCCTTACCCAAATTCATGAATGGTATGGAAAAATCGATGACTTCCTCTCGCTCCGATGTTATGGTAAGATCTGTGATGGCCAAGTCAGCTCtctgtaattaaatttcattattaatcCATAGTTTTTTGATTCTATTTGATACTTACCCCTTCGACGATTTCCTTGAGCATTCCTGACGTCGAGTTCGTGGTCTTATTGAAGGAGCCATAGTCATTGCCACCGTCGCGGAAGGTAAAGTTAAAGCCCAGCTTGTCGGCCAACTCTTTGATTAAATCTACTCCATAACCCTGGAACTGATTGTTGCCTATTAGTGTGTCAATACTCTCCACCAGACTGGCGTACGGTTTGGTctgtaatttaaatttcccaCGTTAAAGTCTTTAACAAGCTGTTCAAATAATTATAGTATACCGCCACAGATATTAGAACGATGAAGGTTTTGTTGACCAGGGAACCATCGTCAATGTCATTGAAGTTGACAGCTTGGGGAGGTCGCTGGAACTCGAAGTCCTTGCCCTCCTCCCAAGTGCCCACCTTCACCAATCCACTGGTTTGCAGTTCGATGACGTCGAAGGTGAAACCCTTGCGCACATTTCCCTCGAAGTATATGCGACCTGTGATGGTTTTCTCTTTGATCTCCAGCTGTTCGAGTTTTCTACGTTTAGTATAATTATTAATGATTGCTGAGGCTTACTAACCGATCTCATGTAGTTTCTGAAAGTGGAACCATCGGGTTGAACATTGTCGTGGCGCTCAGAACAGTTAAGCATCTGAGGTTGGTAGGGAAGATGCTTTGTTGTCTCCGCAATGACACGTACCGCATCATAGGTAAGAGCCATTTCCATGGTGATAAATGTAGAACCTCAAAGAGAATTTCACAGAAATTaactaaaattatttatataatattggGTTATAATACCACTATTTACGGGTTCACTCTCCCCCAGTTCTTGGTGCAGCTTTTCCATCAGATCTCGCACTTCTTCCTGATCGGGCGAGAACATTCGTATACCTGTGATGTTAGCCTCACTGTACTTGTACTCCTCCAGGTCGAAGGTATGCAGGTTAAGGTTTCCTATGATGTATGTGTAGTCCTCGTTCATGATTCCCACCTGTTGGGCTTGACGCAGTAGCTCCGCCACGCCCGTTGTTGAGCCCACGACCACGATGCGACTGTCCTCCGATTTTCTAATGCGTCTCAGCACCGATTTGTAATTGCCATTCAGGTTAAGATCGTAGCGCATCACTTTGATAACAGGTCCTTTGATGCCGTATCGGGTCATTAGGTGATCCAAAATTTTTAGGTACTCAGCTTTAGTACAGAACCGATAGTTAGTTATGAGTGAATAGGAATTCTTTGGAACACCAACCAGATTCATAGCAGAATATAAAGCGGGACCACTCGAATTGATTTACAATGTCGTAGAGCGCATTGGCTATGTCCTCCGGACTGGGATGCAGATTGAAACCATCCGGATTGGATCCCCACGAGAGATGCGGGTATATGAAGGGTATGTCCTTCGAGTCGCAGGCATTCAAAAGATGGGAGGCTGTGTGCCTGGCAGCTGGCCCAAATACGGCGCCCACTCCACTCTGGAACTCAACAAATGTTAATCATTCCTTTTGTTTCCAGCACTGCAAACACTTTACCTGCATTAGCCTACATAATTGGGCAAAGGCCTGGACGGAGTTGCCGTAGGCCACCTGCTCGGTTTCGCCGACCAAAGGAACACCCAGTTCATTGTTTACCACCGATATGGCGTGCTCGAAAGTTTGCCGGATTCTATCGGTGGCGTCGTCGGTGATGAggcctatatatatatgaattttttttGAGTCAAAACGAAAATCGGGAGAACAATCTGCTTAAGCTCTTTCATATGTTTCACTCACCCAGGCGAATGGATTGACCACTAGATGCTTCGTATGCATTACCCCCATAAAACTGTGCCTGCACTCTGCTCAGGCTGAGAATAATCAGAGATATCCAACAGAAATGCATCGCCTTCAATTATTGAAGTTTGGTTTGGGAGTTTTTCATTTCCGTCCTCTGGTATTCGAGTATCTAACAATGGGTATATCtaaatatatacgtatatttttGGATCACCCACTAGCGCGATGTCTTTGATGTTCCTTAGTCGCCGAGCGCACGTTTCCAACTGAATGGCCACTCAtaattgctttaaaaattccactcaaaagttttccaaaatattcTTTTTGAACTTGAAAGCTTCCAGTGTTGAACAATCaccattaaattaaaagtcaCCATTTGTTgataatataaatacatttaattagaATTATCACAAACATAAATTGCATCATAAACTAAACTATTGCAAGTTACAAGTATAAATAGTTAAGGGctaagaaaaatatatagattGCAAGTTAATTTTTGGCACATAATCTTTGTTGTGATGGGGGAGCCATAAACCCAAGGCGAATCTTCGGCAATGACCAGATGGGTGTTCCGTCCGTTGTGATCCCTGTAATGGAGGGGAAAATCTTAGCGGAGCGTATTAATAGCTGTATATATAGAGTAGTGGTACTCCAACCCCATTGGCATTCCAAGTGACTTCCATCAATTGTAGTTTGATTGGAAAGACAATCGGAGAAGTTGTTCCCCGGCAAGAAACTGAGCCAACTGCTGGGCATAAATCACCATTAATTAAGTGCATGCGCCCCAATTGAAGTGTGATGCCGTTGTTGGCACAACAGTTAGGGGCAAATGGGTAACGAGCCACAAGGAAGCTGCGCCGCCAGACACTACCACTTTCTCCGTTAAGTGGCGCCCAAAGTGGAGCGCAATTAGAGCCCCGACATGGAGGTTCCACTACCACCCGGGTACTCACCAAATGACATGCCTTCGGTCTTTGGTCTAGGAATGTGTGGCATATGTCATGCTTAATACTCTTAGGCTATTGATTTGGTTCCCTCCGACTACCAAACGCTGCACTTTTTCTGAGGGTTCATCGGTGAGCCGAGGGGACAATTGAACTCCCGCGCAAAGTCAACGGAGTTCGAGAGCGTCCCAATCACCCGGAAACGACCTGGACTGTGGATGGCCGTGTTCAGCTTGTTCCGGATGGCCTCCGGTCGCATCGCTCCGCACCAAACCTGACCGAAGTTCAGGAAGAACAGCTGCGGCCCTGTCATGTTAAGTCCTGGCAGGATCTCGTCCGACACCTCGCTGGGATGCTCCTTTAGCCAGCGCTGATACGCGTGGAAGGCCTGCCGGAGGCCTCCATTGTCTGCGATATTCTCACCTGAGATAAATCGttagaaattattaatacacAATATATGATTGTGACTTGGAATGACTAAACCATTCACAATGATTGTGATTAACTCTACAATCAATCGATCATATTTTTGGACCATATTCGTTTGGTCAACAGCACCATATTTGAATCAAATCGACTTACCCTGCGTACTCTCTCCATTCAGGACGATTCCCACCTCCTCGACGGTATAGTTGCTATATTGGGCAATAATGCAGCGGGCGCGCTCGTCGAACCCGCGAATCGAGGAGTCCGTCCACCACTTATGTATATTGCCGTTGCGATCGAAGAGCCTACCCTTGTCATCGAAACCGTGGGTCAGTTCGTGGCCAATGACCACACCGATGCCGCCGAAGTTCAGCGACTTCGGAAAGTGGCGGTGGTAGAAGGGCGGCTGCAGGATGCCGGCGGGAAACATGATCTGGTTCTTGTTGCGGCTATAATAGGCATTGACGATGGCAGGAGCTGTCTGCCAGTTGGTCTTGTTGACCCTCTCGTGGAGCTTGGCCTGCTCCGTTTTGGCCGTGTGAAGCAGAACATTCAGAGTGTTCTCAAAATACTTTTCCGGATAGATTTCTATGCCCGCGTACTTGCTATTTAACTCACTGGGATTAAGGATAAAGTCTGGATAGCCGATCTTCAGGGACATGGCGTTAACCTTTTCCTCGGCCAACTGCTTTGTGGTGTCGTCCAGCCAATCAGTGGTTTTCAGGATATCCCGAAAGGCCTGCTGCAGATCGTGAGTCATCCGCAAGGTGTCCcgcttgctgttgttgtcgaaATAGCGACTCACGAACATGGAACCCACTGCCATGCCCATGTTGGTGTTCACCTGGGCGATGCATACCTTCCATCTCTGCGGACTCTCCTCGCGGCCAAAGAGGGCGTGGTAGAAACTCTGTTTGATGTCATCGAATCGATCGTCCACGTTGTTGATCCTGTGCCGCACAAAGCGCCACATCATGTAATTGGAAACCGTTCGGGGATCCGTTTCATCTAGAAGAGTCACCAGCTTGCTCATGTACTCCACCGCGTAGATGACCACTTCCTCGGTGCCCAGAACTTCGCGATCTTGCAGACTCTGCAGGTAAGCTCGCCACTTGATTTCCGGAACCACCGCCTGCAGTTGGTCCAGCGTCATGCGCTTGTAGAGCTGCGTGAAATATGAAGACGTATTAAAACGTTTTAGATATTCTATAGAAATATGTTTCGAAGCAAAATATATTAAGTACTAGTAAGAATAATTTAAAAGTCTTAGAAGCCACTCACCTTGGTGACGTTAAGTCGTTGCTCCGCTGGAGCTGTAATCCCCGCCAGCTGCGTTTCGAACGCCACCAGCTCGCTGGCCACCCGCTGGGCATCCGCCTTGGAGGCGCCCATTTTGTGCATCACCTCGGCCATGTAGCGCTGGTAGGCCTGTAGGTACTTGGCGTTGCTCGGCTGGAGGAAGTACTCCCTGGTGGGCAGGCCCAGACCCGTCTGGTCAAACTGAACAATGTTCTCCTCGGAGTTCTTGATGTCCGCCCCCACCCACTGGACGATGAGGATGTCGTTGTTGTAACGTCTAAGGGTGGCGGCTAGCACCTGCCAGTTAAAGTTGGACTCACTCCATTGGGACTCCAGGACTGGCCAGCCACCTAGTTCCCGAATGAGCGTGTGCAGCGGTTCCAATCCCCGCTTGGCCAGCACCGCGCTGTTCACGCAGGACCGGTACAGATTCTTTGCTTTTAGCTGGGCATCTTGATGGGGCTTTAGGAAATCGGTGGGCACATGTAGTTGCTCTTCGTTATCCGACTTGTCCTTGGTTTTATCCTTTGGCAGGACAACTGGTGGAGCAGCTTCCTCCTCTTTGGTTCTCTCCCGTGGGGTTTCGATGAGGCGTTTCCTTTTCGTTCCGTTGGTATACCGCTTGTAGCGCACCAGAACGCGGTTAAGCAACTGCCTCTTACTGACAATGTGCCGACGCAGGCGTTCCGCCGTAAGTTCCGCCGCCTGGTCAGCTTCGCCCTCACCCTCGCCCTGCTCATTAAGCTTAAATAGAGTATTCCGCACGGGACTTTTTCGTAGCTCCGCTGCGGAGTGCACAGGGGTATTTTTCTCCAGAAGATTTCGTAGCACCAGGTCCAGACTCTCACGCAGCATTTCGAAGGTATCGAAGCCGGCCTTATCCTTGGGTATTGGATGCAGGCGCTCCCAGTTGCCGCAGGCGTACTTGTAGAAATCCACGCAGGGATCCACTTTGTTATCCATGTAGCGCTTCATGGTTTTGGCCTGGGTCATGCGAATGCCCTCCCGAGTGCCTTCCTCGTTCCAGAAACTCTGCAGAGCGGCGGTGGCCTCGCTGATCTCGGCACTGGCCTCCTCTGCATGACGTTCGGCCTCGCGGCGCTCCCGTATTCTGATCTTCTCCAGCCAATACGGAGCTATGTCCTGGTAGCGCTTCTTCTGCCTCTGGTAGGCCTCCTCATCTATGGGTTTAATGTCCAGTTCAATGCCGCTGCCGAGGCACTCTCGCGGAATGCCCAGTGGCAGGAAGGAGGTTCGGGAGTCCTTCATCAGCGTGTTGCGCTCCTCCAACTCCATGGACTCCCCGTTCCCGTAGCGATATGGTTGGCAGCGACGCGCCCTCTCCGCGGCCAAAATCTGCAGTTGGGTCCGCTTGCTCGCCGGCAGTATGAACTCCTCGTTGATCAGGTCGTTGTAGGTACTACCCTCCGGTAAAAGGGCTTCGTAATCCTCCATATAGACAGGCACCTCGCTGTGAGAGTTCCGCAGATCCCTCATCCTCTGTTCGTTCAATTGCAGCGCCGCCAGCATCCCGTCCAGCCGCATGATCAGGATGAGCACCAGGGTCAGTGGCAGCATTACCACTGGAAGAAGTAGAAGCATTTTGCAGCAGGTCAGACCGGGACACCACTGCACACGACCTGTCCGCTGATTAACACCCAGTCCGAGCTTCACGCTCCGGGCTTTGGCGTTCATCGGCGAGCCAGGAGCGGTGGCTGGAGCTCCGTGAACCGAGGGCATCGCTAGCTTCAGTTGGCTGTGGCGACTCATCCCACGAGCAGCCGTAATTGAGGAGCTCGCTGGCCTGTATactttaattaaacgcaatttttcgCGAAACGCAGTTTGCCGAGCCGCACTGGACGTAACCCAAGCCGAGAATGCCGAGCTGCAGATCGGATGCCGCAGGCTAGAAGCTGGAAGCTGGAGACCGAAGACTACTGCGGCCGAGTCGCGCTCGCATCGCCAACTGAAAGCGCCGCGCGGAGATGCGCAATCACGGCGCGCGACAAACAATTGAGCGGCGACAGCAGCCACCAGCAACCAGcgacatcagcagcagcagccgtcgcagcagcagcagcaacatcagtcGGCGCAGCAGCGACTATCAACTGGCAACATGCAATCAATGGATCTCCAGCCGGAGGAGGAGAATCGGGGGATGCTGCTGGGGGTGATCTTGATTTCAAAAACTACTTATGCCGATCTAAGGACAGGAAATATCCGGATTTCCGCAACAGATAACTGCAATGATTTGACCCCTTAACCTCAATCGCTTCATTAATTCGCCTTTATATCTCAGTTAATCAACAGGAACGACTACAAAGCAGATCGTTCAAATATTTGTGTCATTATCACTGGACTAGCAATAACAAACGCGCATCTATAGCAATTTATACACAGAAAATAAAGCAAGTTGAACTTTCATATCGATATTTGAAATCTAAGATAtttataaaactaaacatgTTTTCGTTGATataaaagatttaaaaaaaagtgcacAAATGATGTTAATAATatcaaatatcaaataatatatcaaatcatttttatATCTCTATGTAAATATTACATATTAGCTAATAAAGTTGTCATCACTATGTGGAAGAATAGTACGAGTTTCAAAATACACCTTTAAATTTTCTAATAGTTCAACGTGAGCTAATCAACTAAAGATAGTCAACAGCTTCCATTAGTCAATTTAACAACCACCTCATATTTTCTTCGTGTGCACAGCTGCCACCCAAGCACCTCCGCATTGACCTCTGCCCGAAGAGCGTCTAAattcaatcaatttaatttaatttcacaaaataATTGACCAGTCCGCCGACGGACAGCTGGCCACGGGTAACGTACTCAAGTGGACGCGGTGGATCGGAACTAAGCTTTCGACTGGCAAAGAACCCCAGATATTGTAGATACTACAAATGGTACGGATACAGATGCGTTTAAAGGCTGTCAACAGCGCCCATAACTCGGCACTTAAGCCTGACCATTCAAGTGTAATAGAGATGGCGTCATTGGGCGCCACTAACTACTCGAGTCACACGTGTTTTTGGGGAATGTAATCCCCATCGGGGCGTCATCTAGTGTGCCACTATTTAAAGGGAATTAAAGCTCTGCGAGGCGTAACCGTAAGCCAAATTGGCCCTTCAGAGTGCGGAGGGTTCGGCGGGTTAGTATTACAAGATTATGCGGGTAATTGGTGGCATGCGATGCCATCTAATGTGCCTAAAACAACACCCCTCCGCCCGCCGGCCACCTTACTTTGCATACGTATGTGTATGGAGTCGTATGCCCATTTTGGTCGGCGGATCGCTAGGGGTGTGGAAATCCAGAAGGTATGGCTTTTGTTCACGTCATGTATTTCAGTCTCATGAACACCAAGCACGCAGGTGTATCTATGTAAGatgagtgcgagtgtgtgcggTTGCGGGTGCtggtgtatctgtatctgtatctgtatctgtgctTATGCTGCCGGGGGAAATGGCGATTGCTTCATATGCTAATTTTAGCCTTAAACCTTTTAATTAGCGACTATGACCGAGATTAGTCGACTCGTCGTCCATTCGTCTATCTCATATGCAGCAGAATGCCGCAGTGCAATCTGCAACATGTGTATAACAACATGTGGCCTTTCGCAAGGAAAGGGGGAGGTGggtaaatggaaatggaaatggaaatggaaatggcctGCAGCCCCCACTGCAAATGTTATGCAATTTGCCAACGCTCGGATGGATTCTAATTTCAATTGGCTTTTGTGTTCACTTGATCTGCGGTTCAAGACCAACCCGTCGACGCATGACCCACTGAGCCAACATGCGACGCTGcggcacacaaacacacattcGATTGCGGCATCAGGTTTGCGAGAGGTAAACGAACGAGTCGTGAATCAATCAAttgatgaaaataaatatgcccGGGGATCGAGTGTACTACGCATATAGACTACGGATTGCATTTGGATGCGGTGGGGGATCCGAGGGGGTAATGACTATTGAACTCGGGTTATCGACACCGCCAGATTAATTAACTCAACTAACTTAATCATTTTAGACGGCAATCCAAAAGGGGAGAACGGGCTGGACGTCATTCATTTTCTGGCTTTGTTTTGAATAAATGCACTCACTGGCGTACGCATAATTTTATTCaagtgtatttttttgtaacttTATAATTAGATATTATGCTAGAGAAGCCAActgtttttttctctttaatTAGCAATGTAATTGGTAGGTGAACTAATTAAAGCAGCTATTAAGTTTTCCAATAAAGTTTTACTGCCATAGTGTAAAACATAGccataaaattgtaaaacaaattgaaattgtaataaatttaagtgtTAGACTGAGAAGAAATACAATTACATAAATTAAGAGCACTATTCTGCAATAAATATGATAAGAACTGACCAAGTCTCGGAGATCCAATCAAAATGTTGACTATGCATTAAGGAATATGAAAGCTTTATATTACTTATTCAATTATATCACTTTTCCGCCTTCACCACACTTCACAATAGGTCGAATGCAGGTGGATAAAGGTTCCACCTGGATTGCTCTTTCGTTGGATAAGGCGGTCAAAAGGACTTGACTTGGGAGTGtcattaaacaaacaaactcaCTTTATGGTTGCACCACACTTCAATACTTCAAAAGGCCTAGATCGCTGGATTCGTTTCAGTGGAGGATTAGGGAGCACTGCCGCTGCTTGCGAAGTCGTTCTAAGActgatttcaatttgaatttagaACGTGGAACTACGTCGCTGTTACCGGCGTGCTTGGTAGTGATCCATCTGCTCGTTATCGCCTGGGGCTTTTACCACTGAGCTGTCTGCTGTTTTCCAAAGGGTATACTTTGATATAGACTGTTGAGTTGCGATTGTAAGGGTCTAATTCGTGCTCGATCGTCATCAATGGAGGTGATTCACGGCCATTCATTCACTTGTGCACAGGAGATTGGCCGACGctaaattttacaatttcaaTGACATTTTTCGCAAAACCTACTActcatatataatataaagataataatatattatgaTTTTGAAGATTCGTTAACATATGAACACCAATAAAGGGAAACCTTACTGTAAGATACTTGGATTTATGAAACACGATTCCTTTTCATCGTAGTCAGATAGATAAACATCAGATCcggatcaagaatatatatacttcaaaaacgcttccttctaccAGTTATATACATCATAACAAGTCTAGCATACCTTATTCACCTCTTAGTCTGGCACCCCTTAAACATGCGAAACGATACTAATAGTatgctttaaatttattaaattgattgACTATTGCGCCactaaaacaaatacaaaaatgtagaacataataaacattttaatttacactttgaatattttttgtcTGCTAAAGTTCAAACAAAATTCTGAATATGATTGCAAGTGACATGTAGATAGTTAACACACTTCAAATCCATGTTCATACCCGTGTCATTATAAAAATGCTAATTGAATTCAGCAAACACAATATGCCATTGACAACTCCATCTGGCAGGCGAgtagttttattaatttaaagccCGCTAAAAGAACATAAATCACACAATCCCACAATCATTGATTTATCCACTCACGTTGTTTGCTGTCGGCTGACAAGAATATTTCAATTACAATTTGATTGGCTAAGACCACACCTGAACATTGTCAATCATGTTTGCTTAGCGATGCCCTTTTcgtgcaataaaaatttgaGTTGTTATTGGAGTGCCTTTTATGCGGGTCATTTAATAATTAAGgactttgatttaattaacCAGAGTGAAGAGCTGAGGGCGTTGTTTGTGTGTGAAACATTTTATGGGCAGTTTGTGTTTGTACATTTTTGTTGACGGCCGCAGTTTAACACATCAAATATTCATGGCGACGTgggaaaaccaataaattttttaattacattacCATTTGCACGGGTCAATTAATTTCGGACCATCGCATAACCATCACTCAcgaatttccatttcactAATGCACATCCACCAGCACTGCGGCCTCATTTATTAGTCTAATTATTTGTGAAACACAACCGTCAGCGTCGAAGGTGGCCAACGTGTTGGCCAAAACCGAAAGCCGGCAAATAAGCCGGCATTTTATTAAACGCTAAAACAAGGAAAACCCGAAAAATTTATGGGGGAAAATGCAACTGTGGCGACTATAAATTTTGCACTATCGATCATTGTCGGACAGCCAGATAATTTACAATAAATCTGCCGCCGTTTTAGAATAGTTGGCGGATAACCGAAAACTGCATTAGAGCGACCAGCAGACAACATAAATTAGGATAATTACAATTGCACCCACAAGTGCCATTCGAG harbors:
- the Nep4 gene encoding neprilysin 4, isoform C; this translates as MVMLPLTLVLILIMRLDGMLAALQLNEQRMRDLRNSHSEVPVYMEDYEALLPEGSTYNDLINEEFILPASKRTQLQILAAERARRCQPYRYGNGESMELEERNTLMKDSRTSFLPLGIPRECLGSGIELDIKPIDEEAYQRQKKRYQDIAPYWLEKIRIRERREAERHAEEASAEISEATAALQSFWNEEGTREGIRMTQAKTMKRYMDNKVDPCVDFYKYACGNWERLHPIPKDKAGFDTFEMLRESLDLVLRNLLEKNTPVHSAAELRKSPVRNTLFKLNEQGEGEGEADQAAELTAERLRRHIVSKRQLLNRVLVRYKRYTNGTKRKRLIETPRERTKEEEAAPPVVLPKDKTKDKSDNEEQLHVPTDFLKPHQDAQLKAKNLYRSCVNSAVLAKRGLEPLHTLIRELGGWPVLESQWSESNFNWQVLAATLRRYNNDILIVQWVGADIKNSEENIVQFDQTGLGLPTREYFLQPSNAKYLQAYQRYMAEVMHKMGASKADAQRVASELVAFETQLAGITAPAEQRLNVTKLYKRMTLDQLQAVVPEIKWRAYLQSLQDREVLGTEEVVIYAVEYMSKLVTLLDETDPRTVSNYMMWRFVRHRINNVDDRFDDIKQSFYHALFGREESPQRWKVCIAQVNTNMGMAVGSMFVSRYFDNNSKRDTLRMTHDLQQAFRDILKTTDWLDDTTKQLAEEKVNAMSLKIGYPDFILNPSELNSKYAGIEIYPEKYFENTLNVLLHTAKTEQAKLHERVNKTNWQTAPAIVNAYYSRNKNQIMFPAGILQPPFYHRHFPKSLNFGGIGVVIGHELTHGFDDKGRLFDRNGNIHKWWTDSSIRGFDERARCIIAQYSNYTVEEVGIVLNGESTQGENIADNGGLRQAFHAYQRWLKEHPSEVSDEILPGLNMTGPQLFFLNFGQVWCGAMRPEAIRNKLNTAIHSPGRFRVIGTLSNSVDFAREFNCPLGSPMNPQKKCSVW
- the Nep4 gene encoding neprilysin 4, isoform A; the protein is MSRHSQLKLAMPSVHGAPATAPGSPMNAKARSVKLGLGVNQRTGRVQWCPGLTCCKMLLLLPVVMLPLTLVLILIMRLDGMLAALQLNEQRMRDLRNSHSEVPVYMEDYEALLPEGSTYNDLINEEFILPASKRTQLQILAAERARRCQPYRYGNGESMELEERNTLMKDSRTSFLPLGIPRECLGSGIELDIKPIDEEAYQRQKKRYQDIAPYWLEKIRIRERREAERHAEEASAEISEATAALQSFWNEEGTREGIRMTQAKTMKRYMDNKVDPCVDFYKYACGNWERLHPIPKDKAGFDTFEMLRESLDLVLRNLLEKNTPVHSAAELRKSPVRNTLFKLNEQGEGEGEADQAAELTAERLRRHIVSKRQLLNRVLVRYKRYTNGTKRKRLIETPRERTKEEEAAPPVVLPKDKTKDKSDNEEQLHVPTDFLKPHQDAQLKAKNLYRSCVNSAVLAKRGLEPLHTLIRELGGWPVLESQWSESNFNWQVLAATLRRYNNDILIVQWVGADIKNSEENIVQFDQTGLGLPTREYFLQPSNAKYLQAYQRYMAEVMHKMGASKADAQRVASELVAFETQLAGITAPAEQRLNVTKLYKRMTLDQLQAVVPEIKWRAYLQSLQDREVLGTEEVVIYAVEYMSKLVTLLDETDPRTVSNYMMWRFVRHRINNVDDRFDDIKQSFYHALFGREESPQRWKVCIAQVNTNMGMAVGSMFVSRYFDNNSKRDTLRMTHDLQQAFRDILKTTDWLDDTTKQLAEEKVNAMSLKIGYPDFILNPSELNSKYAGIEIYPEKYFENTLNVLLHTAKTEQAKLHERVNKTNWQTAPAIVNAYYSRNKNQIMFPAGILQPPFYHRHFPKSLNFGGIGVVIGHELTHGFDDKGRLFDRNGNIHKWWTDSSIRGFDERARCIIAQYSNYTVEEVGIVLNGESTQGENIADNGGLRQAFHAYQRWLKEHPSEVSDEILPGLNMTGPQLFFLNFGQVWCGAMRPEAIRNKLNTAIHSPGRFRVIGTLSNSVDFAREFNCPLGSPMNPQKKCSVW